In Lotus japonicus ecotype B-129 chromosome 5, LjGifu_v1.2, one genomic interval encodes:
- the LOC130720973 gene encoding extensin-like, translating to MRSLMASSISISLALMAVMIFSFTSEISANSPPIPPYSYNSPPSPVHSPPPPKYHYPSPPPPPYKKSYHSPPSPLHTPPPPHAAVFHAPPPPIHTYPPPAPIHHSPPLPAVPIIHYSPPPPLHTSPYPHLAVYHSPPPPLHPSPPHIPPPIHHSPPPPPLHPSPPHIRPPTHHSPPPPIPIHHSPPPPVHTYPPPPILHSPPPPIHTYPTQTRHPVYGSPRPLRPYYQSSPPPPFFH from the coding sequence ATGAGGTCTCTAATGGCTTCTTCCATTTCAATCTCTCTTGCATTAATGGCCGTAATGATATTCAGTTTCACATCTGAAATTTCAGCAAACTCTCCTCCAATTCCACCTTACTCCTACAATTCTCCACCATCACCAGTTCACTCACCACCTCCTCCAAAGTACCATTATCCATCTCCACCACCCCCACCTTACAAGAAGTCTTACCACTCTCCTCCTTCACCACTTCACACTCCCCCTCCCCCTCACGCTGCAGTTTTCCACGCTCCTCCACCACCTATTCACACGTACCCTCCTCCCGCCCCAATTCACCATTCTCCTCCTCTACCGGCGGTTCCAATAATTCACTATTCGCCGCCTCCACCACTTCACACTTCACCTTACCCTCACCTTGCAGTTTACCACTCTCCTCCACCACCTCTTCACCCTTCCCCTCCTCACATTCCTCCCCCAATTCACcattctcctcctccaccaccacttcaTCCTTCCCCTCCTCACATTCGTCCCCCAACTCACcattctcctcctccaccaattCCAATTCACCACTCTCCGCCTCCACCAGTTCACACTTACCCTCCTCCCCCAATTCTCCATTCTCCGCCTCCACCAATTCACACTTACCCTACCCAAACTCGTCACCCAGTTTATGGTTCGCCACGTCCTTTGCGCCCCTACTATCAatcatcacctcctccaccattCTTCCACTAG
- the LOC130720165 gene encoding extensin-1-like, giving the protein MGFLMASFSIALALSIMLFSFPSEISANSTPTPPRKLQSYTSPPVSSPVQSPLPPNDPYPYPSSPPPHPVYPSAPPPVHSPPPPKAPYHYPSPPPRHSPPNIHPVYHSPPPPVRRCPPNDRKCPPKRELHSPPPRVRRCLPNVRRCPPKPELHSPPPPVRRCPPNDRRCPPKPVLHSPPPPVHTSPPNDIPHPIHHSPPPPVRRCPPNDRRCPPKPLLHSPPPPVHTSPPNDIPRPIQHSPPPPVYPSPPNDIPPPIHHSPPPPVYASPPHIPPPIQHSPPPPVYPSLPHIPPPIQHSPPPPVQTYPPQIPNPISHSPPPPGQNYPPYIPNPIFLSPPPPFPISHSPPPPVQTYPPNIPIPIDHSPPPVPINHAPPPPPYRHTGSNKQRP; this is encoded by the exons ATGGGGTTTCTAATGGCTTCCTTTTCAATCGCTCTTGCATTGTCCATAATGTTATTCAGTTTCCCATCTGAAATTTCAGCAAACTCTACTCCAACTCCACCCAGGAAACTTCAATCCTACACCTCTCCACCAGTATCATCACCAGTTCAGTCACCACTTCCACCCAATGATCCTTACCCTTATCCATCTTCACCACCTCCCCACCCAGTGTACCCCTCTGCACCACCACCAGTTCACTCCCCACCTCCACCCAAAGCTCCTTACCATTACCCATCTCCACCACCTCGTCACTCTCCTCCCAACATTCATCCAGTTTACCACTCTCCTCCACCACCAGTTAGAAGGTGCCCTCCCAATGATAGAAAGTGCCCTCCCAAGCGAGAGCTTCACTCTCCTCCACCACGAGTTAGAAGGTGCCTTCCCAATGTTAGAAGGTGCCCTCCCAAGCCTGAGCTTCACTCTCCTCCACCACCAGTTAGAAGGTGCCCTCCCAATGATAGAAGGTGCCCTCCCAAGCCTGTGCTTCACTCTCCTCCACCACCAGTTCACACTTCCCCTCCCAATGATATTCCTCACCCAATTCACCATTCTCCTCCACCACCAGTTAGAAGGTGCCCTCCCAATGATAGAAGGTGCCCTCCCAAGCCTCTGCTTCACTCTCCTCCACCACCAGTTCACACCTCCCCTCCCAATGATATTCCTCGCCCAATTCAGCATTCTCCTCCACCACCAGTTTACCCTTCCCCTCCCAATGATATTCCTCCCCCAATTCACCATTCTCCTCCACCACCAGTTTACGCTTCCCCTCCCCATATTCCTCCCCCAATTCAGCATTCTCCTCCACCACCAGTTTACCCTTCCCTTCCCCATATTCCTCCCCCAATTCAGcattctcctcctccaccagtTCAAACTTACCCTCCCCAAATTCCTAATCCAATTTCCcattctcctcctccaccaggCCAAAATTACCCTCCATACATTCCTAACCCAATTTTCctttctcctcctccaccatttCCAATTTCCcattctcctcctccaccagtTCAAACTTACCCTCCAAACATTCCTATCCCAATTGACCATTCTCCTCCACCAGTTCCCATTAACCATGCCCCACCTCCTCCACCATATCGCCATACCG GATCTAATAAGCAGAGACCGTGA
- the LOC130720113 gene encoding extensin-3-like, translating to MGFLMASFSIALALSIMLFSFPSEISANSTPTPPRKLQSYTSPPVSSPVQSPLPPNDPYPYPSSPPPHQVYPSAPPPVHSPPPPKAPYHYPSPPPRHSPPPPVRRCPPKPVHHSPPPPVHTSPPHMPRPIHHSPPPPVHPSPPHMPPPIHHSPPPPVHPSPPHIPPPIQHSPPPPVYPSLPHIPPPIQHSPPPPIQTYPPQIPNPISHSPPPPGQTYPPYIPNPIFLSPPPPFPISHSPPPPVQTYPPNIPIPIDHSPPPVPINHAPPPPPYHHTGSNK from the exons ATGGGGTTTCTAATGGCTTCCTTTTCAATCGCTCTTGCATTGTCCATAATGTTATTCAGTTTCCCATCTGAAATTTCAGCAAACTCTACTCCAACTCCACCCAGGAAACTTCAATCCTACACCTCTCCACCAGTATCATCACCAGTTCAGTCACCACTTCCACCCAATGATCCTTACCCTTATCCATCTTCACCACCTCCCCACCAAGTGTACCCCTCTGCACCACCACCAGTTCACTCACCACCTCCACCCAAAGCTCCTTACCATTACCCATCTCCACCACCTCGTCACTCTCCTCCACCACCAGTTAGAAGGTGCCCTCCCAAGCCTGTACATCACTCTCCTCCACCACCGGTTCACACTTCCCCTCCCCATATGCCTCGCCCAATTCACCATTCTCCTCCACCACCAGTTCACCCTTCCCCTCCCCATATGCCTCCCCCAATTCACCATTCTCCTCCACCACCAGTTCACCCTTCCCCTCCCCATATTCCTCCCCCAATTCAGCATTCTCCCCCACCACCAGTTTACCCTTCCCTTCCCCATATTCCCCCCCCAATTCAGcattctcctcctccaccaattCAAACTTACCCTCCCCAAATTCCTAATCCAATTTCCcattctcctcctccaccaggCCAAACTTACCCTCCATACATTCCTAACCCAATTTTCctttctcctcctccaccatttCCAATTTCCcattctcctcctccaccagtTCAAACTTACCCTCCAAACATTCCTATCCCAATTGACCATTCTCCTCCACCAGTTCCCATTAACCATGCCCCACCTCCTCCACCATATCACCATACCG GATCTAATAAGTAG
- the LOC130720087 gene encoding extensin-3-like codes for MGSLMASISITLALTIMLFSFPSEISANHYAYSSPPPPPKPYSYHSPPPPVHSPPPPYEKPHPVYHSPPPPYEKPHPVYHSPPPPPPHKPYKYPSPPPPPHKYPHPHPHPVYHSPPPPPPPKKHYKYSSPPPPVHTYPHPHPVYHSPPPPVHTYPHPHPVYHSPPPPPPHEKPYKYASPPPPPVHTYPHPVYHSPPPPVHSPPPPHYYYKSPPPPYHH; via the coding sequence ATGGGTTCTCTAATGGCTTCCATTTCAATCACCCTTGCATTGACCATAATGCTATTCAGTTTCCCATCTGAAATTTCAGCAAACCACTACGCCTATTcctctcctccacctcctcctaaGCCTTACTCCTaccactctccaccaccaccggttcactcaccacctccaccatacgAGAAGCCTCACCCAGTGTACCACTCTCCACCTCCACCATACGAGAAGCCACACCCAGTGTaccactctccaccaccaccaccaccacataaGCCTTACAAGTACCCATCACCTCCACCCCCACCACACAAGTACCCTCACCCCCACCCTCACCCAGTTTACCactctcctccaccaccaccaccacctaagAAGCATTACAAGTACTCATCTCCTCCACCACCAGTTCACACttaccctcaccctcacccagtCTACCACTCTCCCCCACCACCAGTTCACACTTACCCTCACCCACACCCAGTTTACCattctcctccaccaccaccaccacatgaGAAGCCATACAAATATGCatcgcctccaccaccaccagttCACACTTACCCTCACCCAGTTTACCATTCACCTCCTCCTCCAGTCCATTCCCCACCTCCTCCACACTACTACTACAAATCACCTCCTCCCCCATACCATCACTAG
- the LOC130720084 gene encoding LOW QUALITY PROTEIN: probable cysteine protease RD19D (The sequence of the model RefSeq protein was modified relative to this genomic sequence to represent the inferred CDS: inserted 2 bases in 2 codons), whose product MESYGKRYATREEYLHRLGIFAGNMAKAAEHQVLDPTAVHGVTQFSDLSEEEFERFYTGVKGGFPASNAAGGVAPPLEVEGLPENFDWREKGAVTEVKMQGRCGSCWAFSTTGSIEGANFIATGKLLNLSEQQLVDCDNKCDITEKSSCDNGCNGGLMTNAYNYLIEAGGLEEESSYPYTGDRGECKFDPEKIAVRITNFTNIPVDENQIAAHLVKHGPLAIALNAVFMQTYIGGVSCPLICGKRWLNHGVLLVGYKEKGFSILRXWQQAILDHQEFXGGRTGEKMGITSFAEGMECVE is encoded by the exons ATGGAGAGTTACGGGAAGCGCTACGCCACGAGGGAAGAGTACCTGCACCGTCTCGGGATTTTCGCCGGCAACATGGCCAAGGCGGCGGAGCACCAGGTGCTGGACCCCACCGCTGTCCACGGTGTCACGCAATTCTCTGACCTCTCTGAGGAGGAGTTTGAGAGGTTCTACACCGGCGTCAAAGGCGGGTTCCCGGCGAGTAATGCTGCTGGCGGAGTGGCGCCGCCCTTGGAGGTGGAAGGCTTGCCGGAGAATTTTGACTGGAGAGAGAAAGGGGCTGTTACTGAAGTTAAGATGCAG GGTAGATGTGGATCTTGTTGGGCTTTCAGTACCACAGGGTCTATAGAAGGAGCCAATTTTATTGCCACCGGCAAGCTCCTTAATCTTAGTGAACAACAGCTTGTGGACTGTGACAACAAG TGTGACATAACAGAAAAGTCAAGCTGTGACAATGGTTGCAATGGAGGCCTCATGACAAACGCCTACAATTACTTGATTGAAGCTGGTGGATTGGAGGAGGAGTCTTCATACCCTTACACCGGAGATAGAGGTGAATGCAAGTTTGATCCAGAGAAAATAGCAGTTAGAATCACAAATTTCACCAATATCCCAGTGGATGAGAACCAAATTGCTGCACATTTAGTCAAACATGGTCCACTAGCAA TTGCCCTGAATGCGGTTTTCATGCAAACTTACATTGGTGGTGTCTCATGCCCTCTAATATGTGGCAAGAGATGGCTCAACCATGGTGTGCTTCTAGTAGGATACAAGGAAAAAGGCTTCTCCATTCTGA CTTGGCAACAAGCCATACTGGATCATCAAGAAT ATGGGGGAAGAACTGGGGAGAAAATGGGTATTACAAGCTTTGCCGAGGGCATGGAATGTGTGGAATGA